The Desulfallas thermosapovorans DSM 6562 nucleotide sequence TTCCCATGTGATCAAAGTGATCGTGGGTGACTAAAATAATGTCGACCTTGCCAATGTCTTCCTTCTTTACCGGACAACCGGGATTGCCGGTAATCCAGGGATCAATGAGAATAACACAGCCGCCGGTGGTGGTAACCTGACACGCCGCGTGTCCCAGCCATTTTACACTATTGGGCATCTAATCATCTCCTTACATGGTAATTTATTTAAAGTATTATCCAAATGTTTCTGCTTATACCGGCATATTCCTGCAACCTTTTCATTAATTTCCCTTATGTTTATTTAGCTTTTTAAAATGCCGGGCTCGCAATGCAATGTAAAATAACGGCGGGTCGTTTAAAGACCATTTAAACGACCCGCCTGAATCGCAATATAAAAATTTAAATTACCCCAGTAACGCCTGCAGGCGCATGGCCAGCGACATATCACCCTCAACCCGTAATTTTCCGGTCATAAAGGCACTCATGGCATCCATTTTGCCCTCTATCAGGTCTTTAAAATCAGCCGCTTCCATGGCAATGGTGATATCGGGCTTATCCGCCACACCCTGGTTTAGTTGTGCGGCACCATCGGTGAAAACAACATTGTAGTCACCGCCGCCTTCGCCGGACAGCTTGAACTGGTAGGTCGCCGTGACACCGGCCATTTTGGACGGATCGGCGTTTAATTTAGCCTCTAATCCCGCAATGATATCCTGCAAACTCACTGATACATCCCCCTTTTATAATTGTA carries:
- a CDS encoding SCP2 sterol-binding domain-containing protein encodes the protein MSLQDIIAGLEAKLNADPSKMAGVTATYQFKLSGEGGGDYNVVFTDGAAQLNQGVADKPDITIAMEAADFKDLIEGKMDAMSAFMTGKLRVEGDMSLAMRLQALLG